A part of Solicola gregarius genomic DNA contains:
- the corA gene encoding magnesium/cobalt transporter CorA → MIIDCAVYRKGRRVAETTSSDELDDLVTSMAENDDFIWVGIHDPTQEEFDRIGKALDLHPLAIEDAIHAHQRPKIEPYSGHLFIVLKTVWYTDESDAVDTGEINAFLGSNYLVTVRHGKGQALAAVRHAAEFKHELLGQGPAAAFYTIVDAVVDQYEKVAADLEVDVDEVESAVFSSTRAANSDRIYRLKREILEFRRAVIPMRDPLLNFTDGRFRDVRPVAMPFFRDVVDHLVRVSDTIDSIDKLLDNALDAHMARLSVQQNDDMRKLAAYAAMFAAPTLIAGVYGMNFTNMPELGWRYGYGLCLLVMVAVVLVLWRAFKRSGWL, encoded by the coding sequence ATGATCATCGACTGTGCGGTCTACCGGAAGGGGCGCCGGGTTGCCGAGACGACCTCGTCGGATGAGCTCGACGATCTCGTCACGTCGATGGCCGAGAACGACGACTTCATCTGGGTCGGCATCCACGACCCGACCCAGGAGGAGTTCGACCGCATCGGCAAGGCGCTCGACCTCCACCCACTCGCGATCGAGGACGCGATCCACGCCCACCAGCGGCCGAAGATCGAGCCCTACAGCGGGCACCTGTTCATCGTGCTCAAGACCGTCTGGTACACCGACGAGAGCGATGCCGTCGACACCGGCGAGATCAACGCCTTCCTCGGGTCGAACTACCTGGTGACCGTGCGGCACGGCAAAGGCCAAGCGCTCGCGGCCGTTCGCCACGCGGCAGAGTTCAAGCACGAGCTGCTCGGCCAGGGCCCGGCAGCCGCGTTCTATACGATCGTGGATGCCGTCGTCGACCAGTACGAGAAGGTCGCCGCCGATCTCGAGGTCGACGTCGACGAGGTCGAGAGCGCGGTCTTCTCCTCGACCCGCGCAGCCAACTCCGATCGCATCTACCGGCTCAAGCGAGAGATCCTCGAGTTCCGCCGCGCCGTCATCCCGATGCGCGACCCGTTGCTGAACTTCACCGATGGCAGGTTCCGCGATGTACGCCCGGTCGCCATGCCGTTCTTCCGCGACGTCGTCGACCACCTCGTCCGCGTCTCTGACACGATCGACTCCATCGACAAGCTGCTCGACAACGCCCTCGACGCCCACATGGCGCGGTTGAGCGTCCAGCAGAACGACGACATGCGCAAGCTCGCCGCGTACGCCGCCATGTTCGCGGCGCCGACGCTGATCGCCGGGGTCTACGGAATGAACTTCACGAATATGCCGGAGCTCGGCTGGCGCTACGGCTACGGGCTGTGCCTGCTCGTGATGGTCGCCGTCGTACTCGTACTCTGGCGCGCCTTCAAGCGCTCGGGCTGGCTCTGA
- a CDS encoding MSMEG_4193 family putative phosphomutase: MILVRHGRTEANARGVLAGRSKGVHLDDVGRDQAAAVARRLAKVPLAAVVTSPMERTQQTARVIVRAQDGETELHRDRFLTECDYGEWTGRPIKELARLKLWKTVQSHPSAVVFPGGEAMVAMQSRAVAAARAWDTRVAESHGPNACFAVVSHGDVIKSILADATGMHLDQFQRLVVAPASVSVVEYAELRPVVLHVNDSGSDLGGLVRAKARRRRATGDATIGGGVGVGSVET; encoded by the coding sequence ATGATCCTCGTCCGGCACGGACGCACGGAGGCCAATGCACGCGGGGTTCTGGCGGGGAGGAGCAAGGGCGTCCACCTCGACGATGTCGGCCGCGACCAGGCGGCCGCCGTCGCACGCCGACTCGCGAAGGTTCCCCTCGCCGCCGTGGTCACCAGCCCGATGGAGCGTACGCAGCAGACGGCACGCGTGATCGTACGAGCCCAGGATGGCGAGACCGAGCTGCATCGTGACCGGTTCCTCACCGAGTGCGACTACGGCGAGTGGACCGGCCGACCGATCAAGGAGCTCGCTCGCCTGAAGCTGTGGAAGACGGTGCAGAGCCATCCGAGCGCCGTTGTGTTTCCCGGCGGGGAGGCGATGGTCGCCATGCAGTCGCGGGCGGTCGCCGCCGCGCGGGCGTGGGACACCCGGGTCGCGGAGTCGCATGGCCCGAACGCCTGCTTCGCCGTGGTCAGCCACGGTGACGTGATCAAGTCGATCCTCGCGGATGCCACCGGGATGCACCTCGACCAGTTTCAACGCCTCGTCGTAGCGCCCGCGTCGGTCAGCGTCGTCGAGTACGCCGAGCTGCGGCCCGTCGTGCTGCACGTGAACGACAGCGGTTCCGACCTCGGCGGTCTCGTCCGCGCGAAGGCCCGCCGGCGCCGAGCGACGGGCGACGCGACCATCGGCGGCGGCGTCGGTGTGGGATCGGTGGAAACCTAG